In Litorilinea aerophila, the sequence AACGACCCCGGTGAAACGTGCAACCTGGCCGACCGTGCGGACATGCAGCCTATCCTGGCTGACCTGAAGGCCCGCCTGGATGCCTTCTACGCCGTCTACAGCGATCCGGCGAAGTCTGGCCTGCGGGTCAAAGAGCTGCACCGCCACAACGCCGCTGCGGAAGCGTGGCGGGATGGGCTGCGGGAAGCGCGCGGCCTGCAGGTTTACCCGTGAGCGGCAGGCCTGCAGCCGTAGGTCCTGCTCTATATCAAGTGACCGTCAGCCCGCCGTCGATGACGAAGCAGGCGCCGGTGGCGTAGGACGCGTCCGGCCCGGCCAGGAAGGTGATGAAAGGGGCGATGTCCTCGGGGCGGCCCAGGCGACCCAGGGGGATGCGCTGGATGAGCTGGGCGGCCCGTCCGGTCGGGTCGGGATGGCGTTCGTGGCTGGGGGTGCGTTCCAGGGCGCCGGGGCAGACGGCGTTGCAGCGTACCCCGTGCTTCGCGTAGTGAACCGCGATGTGGCGGTTGAGGCCCAGGAGGCCGGTCTTGCCTGTCATGTAGGCCGGGTTAGCCGAGGCGCCGTTGAGGGCGGTGACGGAGGAGACGATGACGATCACGCCGCCGTCTCCCTGGCGCAGGAACTGGGCCAACCCGTACTTGACCGTCAGGAACACGCCCCGGTAGTTGACCGCATGGGTACGGTCCCACACCTCTGCAGGGAGCTGGTGCAGGTCCACATCCAGGTCGTGGAGCTGGATGCCGGCATTGGGCACCAGGATGTCCAGGCGGCCGAAGCGTTCCACCGTCCGGGCCACAGCTGCCTCCACCTGGCCGGCGTCGCTCACGTCG encodes:
- a CDS encoding SDR family NAD(P)-dependent oxidoreductase translates to MKLQGKTALITGAGSGIGAATARQMAAEGANVAVTGIPAAGVEAVAAELTAAGHPALAIPTDVSDAGQVEAAVARTVERFGRLDILVPNAGIQLHDLDVDLHQLPAEVWDRTHAVNYRGVFLTVKYGLAQFLRQGDGGVIVIVSSVTALNGASANPAYMTGKTGLLGLNRHIAVHYAKHGVRCNAVCPGALERTPSHERHPDPTGRAAQLIQRIPLGRLGRPEDIAPFITFLAGPDASYATGACFVIDGGLTVT